From Nilaparvata lugens isolate BPH chromosome 7, ASM1435652v1, whole genome shotgun sequence, one genomic window encodes:
- the LOC120352376 gene encoding uncharacterized protein LOC120352376 has product MIDLMGFSNVSIFQRFPSINVMMQSKGKGCVSIALILTLTITTALQRDAKNVISDITLFYMIPLLAIQELKSPISWKPSGSWKKSLQLFLSLLSVLGLKHTTKKIPSGMKMVVSKCPYLARIHLPPLVIQGLKL; this is encoded by the exons ATGATCGATCTCATGGGATTTTCAAATGtgtcaatttttcaaagattccCATCAATCAACGTTATGATGCAATCAAAAGGAAAGGGTTGTGTTTCAATTGCCTTAATCCTTACACTGACAATCACAACTGCTCTTCAAAGAGATGCCAAAAATGTGATAAGCGACATCACACTGTTCTACATGATTCCTTTACTAGCAATTCAGGAG CTGAAGTCTCCAATCAGTTGGAAACCTTCTGGAAGCTGGAAGAAGTCTCTTCAGTTATTCCTGTCTCTCCTGAGTGTGCTAGGGTTGAAGCACACTACAAAGAAAATACCATCAGGCATGAAGATGGTCGTTTCCAAGTGTCCTTACCTCGCAAGGATTCATTTGCCACCCTTGGTCATTCAAGGACTCAAGCTATGA